The genomic stretch TCGATAATCTGTTGATAGTTGATAATACGCTTGATGTAGTTGTGAGACCAATGCTCTAAAACACCTACCAAGATCTTAGAATAGCCTGAGTCTGCAGCCACATCTGCTTGTTCTTTGAGCATAGTCAATGGTGTCTTGAAATCAGGTAAAACGTAGATGTCTGAGTCGACTTCAAGAGTGATGATGTTATCTtggatatcttcatcttcgatGATCTGGCTATAGTTATAGAGATCTGGAGGAGTGGCCCTCAACGTGAATGCAGTAGTCTCTTGCTTCATCAAGTTTACATTCCACTCCTCCATCTTCAACGTGATAACCTTCAAGTAGTCTTCAAGCACAAcgttcttcaagtcttcgcCGATGATCGAGCGTTGGTCCTGCTTTATCACGGATTTTCTTCTGCCTTCACCATCTTCGTCATTTGACGTCTGGAGTGCTCCTACAAATTTACTATAGTGCGAGTCGTACGccaagatcttcatcaagtcttctgCCGGGGGATCCGTGTTGATCACTTCCATGGTAAACTTGTGCAACTTGTTGTAGTACACGTTCTTTATGAAGGTGTCTACTTCCCAGCTGGCTGGAAAGAGAGGAGCCAAACGTTGGGTGATGAAGGTCAATTCGTCTTCTAACCAATCCAAATTCTCGTACACAAGCATTCTGTCCTCGGAAAAATGATTGATACAGGCGTTGAAAGTCTCTGAAAggttttcttccaacttgtcgtaGAAGAACTTTCTGTAATTTCTTCTACGGCCCCGAAAACTGGCATAGTCGATAGTCTTGACGTCTCGAGACTGATTCAAGCCTAAACTCTGCATAAGagaaaacttcaaatctTCATTCGACTCATATTCTACGATTTTTACGACGCGGTGGACAAGCTGGACGTTGCCATCTTTAACTACTTCTGTAAGACTGATAATAGCCTCACCCAATAACTCTTGGAAGTTGCCAATTGTCCGCTTTATCGGATCGATGATCTTGTATATGATGGATTTGAAGTCGTCCGACAACTCCCGCGAATACACTTCCAAATACTCCAGGAAATTACGAGCCTGAGTCAACTCGTAATGGATCAGGAAGAGATTCGGCAACGTGTAAGTCAAGCTCGACTGCAACTGTTCGAGCTCTTCCTCTATCCGCCTATCAAGTCGCAACAAGTGGTCTCGAAATTGCCGGATGTCGTAGCAAAGACTGTTGACCTGAGTCAAGAACTGGTTGACGGAAGTCATCTTTCGGATCGTATCGTAATCTTTAATGTTAGTGATGGAGTCATCGTAGATCAGATTCACTTTGTTGATGTTCAGCTTGATAGCATTGATTTTGACAGCAGCACtattcaacttggaaagGTTTCCCATGATGGAATCGATCTGTAAGCTTGTGGCTGAACTCAACTTGACATCTACAGATTGTTTTTCCTTAACGAATTGCTGGCGAAAAGAAGCGATTTTCGTCAAATCGTCTTCCACCTTGATGAGATGGGCGATCCTCGCTATAGCCTGATCGCTCATAATTGGTTATAAATTTATATTAATAATTGATTTTAGAAAGAAGTATATAATTATGATTATAGCAGGAATGTATATGTGTTTAGAAATTATTCAGTGCAGTATAAATAGAGTGTATACTGCTAGAAACAGCGAGAGCTGGAAAAGCACGTGACGTATACGATCTGTATATCGATAAGCTTGGCTATACAAAATGGATATCATAATAGATAAGATTCTAATATTATTGTAGATATAATTATAGATTATCCTCATTTCTATCTTCATATACAACTCTTTTTACTATTCATTCTCTCTACTCCAGAAAAGACTACACTATTAACAGAACCAACAAACTCCTCAGCTGGTAACTATGGTGTTCGTTTAGTATATTAGCTTGTATCTTCCATCTGTTGGCCAAATACTCTCCCACTCTTCGCACTCAACTATGTCCACCACGTCTGTTCTGATGATGACTGTTGTATCTCCTTCCTGAATGATGATGACTATTATAATTATGACCTCCTGCATTATAGGGGTTCAACATCATATTTCCATTAACAGGACTACCACCAGCGACAAAACCTCCTGGTGGAGGCATAAATCCGCCTGGAGGCATGAACGGAGGTTCACCGCCGGGATACATATGCATTGGGGGCTGTCCAGGAGGTATTCCAACGGGAAACTGCTGTTGGTACATCATTGCAGCATGGAActgttgttgctggaaATGAGCTGCCatagcagcagcagcagcctgCTGTTGATGAGGTGAAACAGGATATTTAGATCCAGCTGGAGCTCCGCCATATGCATTCGGTATAGCTGGGGCTGCCAACATAGGACTGGGGATAAATGgtgaagttgttggcatCACCATTGGACCTCCAGCCTTGTTGCTACCGTTACCGCTGACGCTGCTACCATTGACGTAGCTGAGAGCAGGGAACAACTTGTCATGAGTATCGTCAAACGTCGAATCCCAAGTAGGTGGAGTCTGGAAAGTTTTGTCGTAAACTACAGTATCAGACTTCTTTTCACTCTTTTCGTTCTTCTCAGCGTGTCTCTTCCTGGTAGTGACAAATAAGTTGAATGCAAACTGGAAGCTTTCCACCTTCTTAATCTGACTCTCTTTGGTAGGAATTCTGTCGGCTCCTCCAAAGAAGTCTGCTGGCGAAATCTGGTGGTGCCTCTTGACAGAACTGCCAGAACTAACGCTGCCGTTGCTGAATGGTCTCTGGTGGTTCATACGGGGTGAAGGATTGTTGGGAGATCTATGGTAGCTGGCCTTAGGTGGCGTAGGCGAGATTTGAGTATGTTTACTAGCTGGCGTAAAAGCAGCAGCCTTAGGATTCAACTTGAATGTAGGCTTGGCTACATCTATTTTAGCTTTTGAGGGTGATTGAGACTGAGATTGAGCTTCAGAATTAGATTGAGATTGAGATGCTGAAGTCGCTTCAATTTCgttttgcaatttcttttgctcttgcttcttcaagatctcgtCCTGCTTCAACTTATCTTTAGTCAAGATTGGCAACAAGTCTGAAGGCATCTTGTGGggaatcttgaaatttgCTGAAAATTCGCGCAACGAGTTGAT from Scheffersomyces stipitis CBS 6054 chromosome 2, complete sequence encodes the following:
- the SEC6 gene encoding exocyst complex subunit (cytoplasmic protein involved in fusion of post-Golgi vesicles with the plasma membrane. The Exocyst complex is required for exocytosis), with amino-acid sequence MSDQAIARIAHLIKVEDDLTKIASFRQQFVKEKQSVDVKLSSATSLQIDSIMGNLSKLNSAAVKINAIKSNINKVNSIYDDSITNIKDYDTIRKMTSVNQFLTQVNSLCYDIRQFRDHLLRLDRRIEEELEQLQSSLTYTLPNLFSIHYELTQARNFSEYLEVYSRELSDDFKSIIYKIIDPIKRTIGNFQELLGEAIISLTEVVKDGNVQLVHRVVKIVEYESNEDLKFSLMQSLGLNQSRDVKTIDYASFRGRRRNYRKFFYDKLEENLSETFNACINHFSEDRMLVYENLDWLEDELTFITQRLAPLFPASWEVDTFIKNVYYNKLHKFTMEVINTDPPAEDLMKILAYDSHYSRRKSVIKQDQRSIIGEDLKNVVLEDYLKVITLKMEEWNVNLMKQETTAFTLRATPPDLYNYSQIIEDEDIQDNIITLEVDSDIYVLPDFKTPLTMLKEQADVAADSGYSKILVGVLEHWSHNYIKRIINYQQIIEEEFDKYMSVYNNERFLLKESKTERLFRRRKNGEQQFDIENMTQEELEQISKPGLIEYLTALGNTFEINTDRLQDKFLPNYLEKVHTSYHGRIKQAFEETLTPSTELNAQVIRTVVDIIVNDLYPALSSVFTKGWYDEGNTQTNDEPGMVQRCVETIGEYMEELRGYSSYEIYSVTFNILLDTFIQAYIRIGYENILHGSGKKIDPTAVKKYKSFSEGIGRDVTVLYGSLEGLFTRKDSAYLLNSLRAIEYLGDLGTCSDPLETIPDMWEHEILSSFYYCSVEYVRGICLCRKDMDKNDVHALVLKLTDIQKRYQASVDPPAMPTGTLNGFIFK
- the PBP1 gene encoding poly(A)-binding protein binding protein; this encodes NNRLLYLVTKSIGKSCVATITNGARYQGLLVSADLSPTGSSALSVVLMNPVNVGKSLIAEKSNIDSNGDHLDKLIIQSKDLIDLEVIDVDLADVASNEESKFKTDTDISGRTQFKERELQRWVPDEDIDHPALNFNSNDTFGESSTGQWDQFKVNEEKFGVEASYDEHLYTTRINTSAPDYHERVAKAEKLAREIESSATTDRHILEERGLQVDDSGIDEEDKYSGVDRRGDELMAALRNASISNDTQKPETKVPEDVAGVSVAKAAKNTVPVKPDSIPAKPQVSQQPHNESFRLNAQSEINSLREFSANFKIPHKMPSDLLPILTKDKLKQDEILKKQEQKKLQNEIEATSASQSQSNSEAQSQSQSPSKAKIDVAKPTFKLNPKAAAFTPASKHTQISPTPPKASYHRSPNNPSPRMNHQRPFSNGSVSSGSSVKRHHQISPADFFGGADRIPTKESQIKKVESFQFAFNLFVTTRKRHAEKNEKSEKKSDTVVYDKTFQTPPTWDSTFDDTHDKLFPALSYVNAPAIPNAYGGAPAGSKYPVSPHQQQAAAAAMAAHFQQQQFHAAMMYQQQFPVGIPPGQPPMHMYPGGEPPFMPPGGFMPPPGGFVAGGSPVNGNMMLNPYNAGGHNYNSHH